CACAGGACACCGAGGAGGCCGCCCAGATCCGCGGCGAGGCCGCGGTCGCGATGGAGGAGGGCATGTGGCAGGAGGCCGCGCTCATCCCCCTCTACCAGGGCGTGACCGAAGGAATGTGGTACGACCACGTCGACTACAACCCGCCGGGCCCGATGGGCCCGTCCCGCGCGAAGGCGAGCAACTCCGTCGCGGGACTGGAGGGGAAAGACCGCCTCAGCACCATCTCCTCGACGTTCAGCAGCCTCGACCCGATCGCCTCCGGCAACACGGCCTCCGGTGGCAAGATCATGGACATGTTCGACGCGCTGACGAACTACGCCAACGGGACGACGGAGGTCGAGAACCTGTTGGCGACCGAGTACGAGCTCAGCGACGACTTCACCACCTACACGTTCACGCTCAAGGAGGGTGCCACGTTCCACAACGGTGACGAGGTCACCGCCCAGGACTTCGAGTACGCTATCAAGCGGTTGATGGTGTCGCCGAACTCCACGAACGCCCGGTTCCCGGTCAGCGTCATGGGGATCGAACACGAGACCGAGGAGGTCACCGTGACCGACGACGAGGGCAACACCGTCACGGACACTGCATCGGGCGAGGCGGAGACGACCACCCGGATCGTCCCCGACTCGATCGCCGTCAACGCGGTCGACGACTACACGCTGGAGATCACGACGGAGAACCCGTTCGCGTTCTCGCTGTCCGTGCTGGCCTACTCCGCGTTCTCGGCGGTGCCCGAGGGCATCGTCGGCGACGTCGAGGGCTACGAGGGCGAGATGTCCTGGAACGAGTTCTCCCAGAACCCGGTCGGCGCTGGTCCCTTCGAGTTCGTCAACTGGGAGTCGGGTAACGGCGGGGAGTTCGTCATGGACGCTTACGACGACTACCACGGCGACGGGGCGTCTTTCGACGGCATCGACGCGGCCATCCTCACCGAGACCCAGGCCCGCTACAACTACTTCCTCAACGAGAACGCCGATATCGGCACCGTTCCCACGGCGCAGTACCAGGCCGACAGCGTGAACATCGAGGAGACCGACGACGTCGGTCGCGACCTGGGGACCTACGACCTGGAGAACGGGACCTCGGTCAACTACGCCCGCACCCCGGACATCGGGACGTTCTACGTCGGCTTCAACATGGAGGCGGTGCCCAAGGCCGTCCGGCAGGCGATGGCGTACGTCGTCAACCAGCCGGAGTTCATGCAGAACGTGTTCAAGGGCCGCTTCGAGCCGGCCTATCACCTGACGCCGCCGCAGATCTTCCCCGGCGGCATCGAGGCCTACGACGAACACGTCGGGTCGGAGTAATCGGACGGGCCGACCGGTGGTCCCCTCCGACGACGCGTTCGCGCCGACGACGAATGTATTGCTCTGCGGTCCCCACACAGAGACAACTTCACGCATAACGGAGACGACGCCATGAACAAACTCCTGTATATCGCGAAACGGCTCGTCCTCGGGGTACCGGTCGTGCTGTTCGGCCTCACGATGACGTTCGTCATCATCTACCTGTCGCCGTTCGACCCGACGACGGCGATCCTCGGCCGCGACGCCGATCCCCAGACCGCCCGCCAGCTGGCCGTGGCGCTCGGCCTTCGATACCCGAACGGCCAGCCCATACCCCTGTGGATCCAGTACTGGAACTTCCTGACCGACACGATCACGTTCAACTTCGGCCAGTCGTGGGTCGTCACCCGCGGCCAGTCGGCCGCCCAGCTCGTCTGGGAGCGCATGCCCGCGACGATCTGGCTGGGCCTCTGGTCGGTCGTCATCGCGCTGGCGCTGGGCATCCCGCTCGGGCTCTACGCCGGTCTCCGGGCCAACACCTGGGGCGACTACACCGCTTCGTTCGGCGGGATCGTCTGGCGCGCCATGCCGAACTTCTGGCTGGCCGTGATGCTCGCCGGCGTCCTCTCGGCCGGCGGCGTGCTGTCGTTCTACCGGGGCTTTCTGATACCGACGGACGTGATCGGGACCCCAGCGGCGCTCGGCAACCTGTTCGGCAGTTACTCGCTGGGTCCGATCGGGATACCGGTCCCCGACCCGTACAACTGGGCGGTCGCGTTCAAGTGGATCCTGCCGGCCGCGCTCGTGCTCGGCTCCTCCTCGATGGGCAACGAGGTCCGCATCGGCCGGACCGCCGTCCTGGAGAGCATCAACGCCCCCTACATCGACACGGCCAAGGCGAAGGGACTCTCCGAGCGGGTGATCATCGGGAAACACGTCGCCCGCAACGCGATGATCCCGCTGCTCCCAGTCATCATGGGCGAGTTTTACCTGCTGATCGGGGGCTCGGTCCTCGTGGAACTCATCTTCGGGATCCGCGGGCTGGGGAACCTGTTCCTCTCGGCCGTCCTCGCGTCGGACGTCCCGATCATCGGCGCGCTCACATACGTGTTCATCCTGATACTCGTGTTCTTCAATATCGCACAAGACGTGGCGTACACCCTGATCGACCCGCGGATCGGACTGGAGGGTCAGGAGGACTGAAAGATGTGTGCAACTGTCACGGACACGGGTCGCGACCGGGACCGCCGTGAAGAGTCGACGCTGCGCGAACGGCTGTTGGCGAACCCCGAACCCGCGTTGCGGTGGGGCACGGTCGCGTTCGTGCTCGTCGCGGTCGAGTTCGGCGCGCTCGCAGGCGGGCTCTTGCTGTTGCTCGACGCGACGGTCATCGGGGTCACCGCGCTGATCGAGGTGATCCTCGGTGCCGTCTCACAGAGCGCCGGCGAAGCGGTGTACGCCGCCCAGCAGTCGGCCAGCGGCTTCCTCGACGGGCTCCGGGCGGCCGCCGGGAACGTTCCGACGCTCCTCTCGCGGGAGACGATCCCCAACCAGGGGTACCAGACGGGGCCGTCGGGCCCCTGGGAGGGCACGTTCCTCGGGCTGCAGCCGGCGGTGGCGTGGGCGATCCGACTCGTCCTCGTCTACCTGTACGCGGCGATCGTGTGCTACTGGGCCTACCGCGGCTGGCTCGTCTTCCGCGACCACTACCGTCAGGTCGACTGGACGCCTCGTGACGACGTCGTCGACCGCCTGCGCGACCACCGCTGGGGGCAGTTCGGCATCGTCGTCGTGCTCGTGTTCGTGACGATGGCGGTGTTCTCCCCGGCGCTCGGGCCGACCACGGTTGAGCAGAACATCCAGTCGCCCTACAGCTACGAACTACAGTACTTCGACGCCGAGAGCGGGAGCGTCGAGACGGTCTACGCGGGCGACGCGAACTTCAACTCCAAGTCGAAGGGGCAGGGTGACCAGAACGTCGGGCCGATGACCTACGACGACTACGGCCGGTTCCACCCGTTCGGGACGTTGACGAACGGCCGCGACCTGTTCACCTTCGCGGTGGCCGGCGCCCGGGTCTCGATGATGGTCGGGGCGCTGTCGATCGTGCTCGCGTCGCTACTCGCGATCGCCGCGTCGATGATGTCGGCGTACTACAAGGGACTGGTCGACCTGGTGACCATCCTCGTCGCCGACGGGATCACCTCCATACCGGGGCTGCTCCTGTTGTTGATGGTCGGGATGGCCTTCCAGGGACACTGGCTGGTGAACGTGCTCAACGGCGGGTTCCTCTACGCGTTGACCTTCGGGATCATCCTCTTCCCGAGCCTGTGGCGGTCGGTGCGGGGCCCCGCGCTCCAGGTCTCCGAGGAGGAGTGGATCGACGCCGCCAAGAGCTTCGGTCAGCGGCCGCGGACGACCATGCGCAAGCACATGCTCCCGTACGTAGTGCCGTACCTGCTCGTCTACGGGTCGATGACCGTCGGCGGCGTCATCATCTCGATGGCGGCGCTGTCGTTCATCGGCAGCGGGCTCGGGATCAACCCACCGACGCCCGCCTGGGGGCGCGCCATCGACATGGGACGGAACTACGTCTCGACGCAGTCGTGGCACATCGCCTTCATCCCGGGGATGTTCATCGTCGTGCTCGTCACCGGGCTCAACGCCTTCGGTGACGGTATTCGCGACGCCATCGACCCCGAGAGCGAGGGCGGCGGTGAAGAGGAAGCGGCCGCAGGGGGTGCCGCCGGATGAGCGCCCCACCTTCGGGCGACGGCGCCGAGGACGTGCCGACGGGTCGACGGACCGACGAGGAGCCCGTCCTCTCGGTGCGGAACCTCCAGACGGTGTTCCGGACCGACCGCGAGACTATCCGCGCGGTCGACGGTATCGACCTCGAACTCTACGAGGGCGAAACCGTCGGCCTCGTCGGCGAGTCCGGGTCGGGCAAGTCAGTCACCGCCCGGTCGATCATGGGGCTCGTCGAAGAGCCCGGCGAGGTCCTCCCCGGGTCGTCGATCCGGTTCGATGGCGAGGAGATCACCGGCTACGACACGGCGCAGTACCAGGAACTCCGGGGCAGCGGCATCGGGATGATCTTCCAGGACCCGCTGTCGTCGCTGAACCCTGTGTTCACCGTCGGCAACCAGATCCGCGAGGCGCTGAAGGTCAACCAGGGGATCACCGGCGAGGCGGCCCGCGAGGAGGCGATCGACCTGCTCGAAGCGGTCCAGATCCCCGACGCGGCTCGGCGGCTGGGGGAGTACCCCCACGAGTTCTCCGGCGGGATGCGCCAGCGGGCGGTCATCGCGATGATGCTCGCCTGCGACCCCGAGGTGTTGATCTGCGACGAGCCGACGACCGCGCTGGACGTGACCATCCAGGCGCAGATCCTCGAACTGCTCTCGGACCTGCAGGACGAGCGGGGCCTGTCGATCCTCTTTATTACCCACGACATGGGTGTCATCGCCGACATCACCGACCGCGTGAACGTGATGTACGCCGGCGAGATCGTCGAGAAGGCGCCGACCGAGGAGCTGTTCGCCGACCCCCGCCACCCCTATACGGAGGGGCTGCTCGAAGCGATCCCCGGCCAGCACGCCGGCGAGGAGCGCCTGCGGACCATCGAGGGCGAAGTGCCGACGCCGAACGAGGCGGCGACGTACTGTCGGTTCGCCCCGCGGTGTCCGAAGGCCTTCGAGGAGTGCGAGGCGGTCCACCCCGAACTCGTCGACGTCGACGACGGCCCGGCCGACCACACCGCGGCCTGTCTGCTCTACCCGGAGGAGATGACGACCGGCGAGGCCGTCGCCCACCACGAGCGTCTGGGCGAGGCGCGCGACGGCGACGGGACGACGGGCTCGGCCGGAGGGGACGCGCCCGATTCTGGCGGAGACGTGGCGGCCGACGGGGGTGACGCCCGGTGAGCGAGATGACCCAGCCCCGCGGTCGAACAGACGCCGCCGCGGTCGGCGAGACGCTCGTCGAGGTCGACGGGCTGAAGAAGTACTACGGCGGCGGCGGCCTCCTCGCGGACCCACCGGTCAAGGCCGTCGACGGCGTGAGCTTCCAGATCCAGCGCGGCGAGACGCTCGGGCTGGTCGGCGAGTCCGGCTGCGGGAAGACGACGCTCGGCCGCACGCTCGTCCAACTGGAGACGGCCACCGAGGGCACCGTCGAGTTCGACGGCACCGACGTGACCGAGCTCTCGGGCCAGCGACTCAAACAGTGGCGCCGCAACGCCCAGATCGTCTTCCAGGACCCCGAATCGAGCCTCAACGACCGGATGACGATCGGCGAGATCGTCCGCGAACCGCTGGACGTTCACGAGGAGGGGACGCCCCGCGAGCGCCAGGAGAAAGTGAAGGACCTGCTGGCGCAGGTCGGGCTCCAGCCCGAGCACTACTACCGCTACCCCCACCAGTTCTCCGGCGGCCAGCGCCAGCGGATCGGGATCGCCCGCGCGCTGGCGCTCGAACCGGAGTTCGTCGTCCTCGACGAGCCCGTCTCCGCGCTGGACACCTCCGTCCAGGCGAAGATCCTCAACCTGCTGGAGGACCTGCAGGACGAGTTCGACCTGACCTACCTCTTTATCGCCCACGACCTCTCGGCGGTGCGGCACATCTGCGACCGCGTCGCGGTGATGTACCTCGGGAAGATCATGGAGATGGGCGACACCGAGGAGCTGTACACCGACCCGGCCAACCCCTACACCCACTCGCTGTTGTCGGCGATCCCCGAACCCGACCCGACGGTCGAGAAAGACCGGATCACGCTGCCGGGGACGCCGCCGAGCCCGCGGGACCCGCCGACGGGGTGTCAGTTTACCACCCGCTGTCCGGCGAAGATCCACCCGCCGGAGTACGACCACCTCGACGCGGAGACGTGGAACGCCATCGAGCGGTTCCGCGAGGTGATCCGCGAGCGCACCCGGATCGACCTGTCGATCCGCGACCGGGTCCGCCGGAGCGTCGGCGCCTTCCACCGGTTCGACGACATCGACGAGACCGTCACCGACATGTTCGACGACGGCACGCCCGACGACGTCCGGAGCCACGTCGAACGGGCCGCCGAGTACGTCAAGGCGGGCCAGCCGGACCGGGCCCGCGAGTACATGGGCGAGCAGTTCGACGGCGTCTGCGACACCGAACGGCCGGAGCTGTACCCGGTCGGCGAGACCGACCGACTGAGTTACTGTCACCGCCACGCCGAGGAGTACGAGAGCGTCGAGTCGGTGCTCGGCCGCGGGTCGGATGGCGAGTAAGCGACTCCTGCTCGCGGAGTTCGTCGTCTGGGTGGTCGCCGTCGGCGGAGCCGTCTCCGCGGGTGCGCTCGTCGTCGGCTACGTCGTCGGGGGGACGCTCGTCGCGGCGAAGTACGCCGTCTTCCTCGTCGGCGTGGCCCTGTTCGGCGTCGGGAGCCTCGGCATTCAGCCGGCCCCCTCCTACAAGGAGCAAAAGCGAGTGACGCTGGAGTCGGATCGCCAGACCCGCTTCGAGGCACGCCTGCAACGGGTCCCGCCCCTGCGGAACGAACGGATCCCCTTCGACCAGCGGATCGACCGCAACGCGAAGATCTTCGCCGCCAGCCTGGTCGTCCTCGGCGTCTCGCTCGTCATGGAGTTCGGTCTCGGCATCCGGCCGTGACCGGCTCGACGGCTCCGACTCACTCCCGTCCGCCGGAGCTTCGTCCGACCGGCGGCCGTCCGGTGCACCACCCTTTACTGTCCGAATCGCGTTGACGCGTGTATGCCCCACCACGCCGATAGCCCGGACGACGTCGACCGGAAGGAGATCGTCGCCGACCACAGCGAGGAACTGACGAGCAACTGGGAGCGCGCGCTCGAAGACATGCAGGCGATGGCCGAGGACCGCGAGAAGCAGGGCTACGAGACGCTGGCGATCCCCGCGGGCGACACGACGACGCTGTCGCCCTCGATGGGCGACGACGACGCCTGGGGGCTCTCGTACGTCGTCCCGAACAACTTCGCCGAGGAGTTCGAGACGCTGTTCGAGACGTTCACCCTCGACGAGACGGGCGTCTACCAGATGGAGGCCGGCGGGTTCGTCTTCGTCGTGACCGAGTGCATCGACCACGACGCGGAGGTCGTGATCTTCGTCGCCGGGTCGTACGACATGCGCTTCTCGGCCGGTCTCGTCCGCACCGCCGTCGAACGCGGGGCGATGCACACCCACGTCAAGACCCTCGACGGCACGCTCCTGGGCACGTTCGACCACGACGACCCCGCCGACTTCTTCCCCGAACCCGAGCAGTTCTACGCCTACGACATCACCGAGAGCGACGACCCCGAGCGCCGCTCGGACCGATAGTCGCGGCTCGTCCTTCCGGCGACGATACGTCGCTCTCTCCCGCCGACCACCGTCCGCCCGCACTCGACACACGCCCGAAAGCGTGTCACCATTTCTCGTGAAACTCAGTTCAGTAACTTCGCCTACAGAAATGTATTTCAGATTACCTTTACGGTGGTCCCCGGTGTAGGATCGGCTGTGATGAGACAGAATCGTCCGCCGGTCGCTTCGGCCGGCCTGCCGACGCAGTACAGTCTGGCGCGCACCTTGCTGGTCTCGCTCGCGATGTCGCTGGCGGTCGCGGTCGGCGCCCTGGTGGTCATGTACCCCGGCGCGGCGGCGCTGGCGGTCGCGCTCGCGGCGGTCTCGTGGGCGCTGACGGCCGTGATCGTCCGTGTCCGACTGCGCCGCCGCCCGGTGACCCGCGTTCTGATGGTCCGGGTCCCGTTCACCGACATCCACGTCGAGGTCTGAACCCCGCCCGCGCGCTCCGAACGGACTCTCCACGCTTCTCTCCTCCCTTCGTTTCGACGACCCGCGAGCCCCGCGGCCGGACCGTAACCGCTATTCCGCCGGAGGGGCGACGGACGAACGCGCGAGGGTGGCTGAGCTAGGCCAAAGGCGGCGGGCTTAAGACCCGCTCCCGTAGGGGTCCGTGGGTTCGAATCCCACCCCTCGCACTCTGTCGCTCACACATCGTGAGCGACGAGTGCGTTCTGGGATTCGAGCCCTGCGAGTCGCAGCCCGCGCAGCGAAGCGAGCAGGACCGTCTCGCTCCGGTTCGAATCCCACCCCTCGCATGAGTGGTCGGCGCGTCCGCGCGCCGACCCGAATCGTCCGGGTGGCGATTCGAAGCCTATCAGTCGCGCGCAGCGAACGGCGTGAGCGAGCACGTCTGATTTCGGTTCGAATCCCATCCCCCGCACTCTGTCGTACCCGACCAGTGAGCGACGAGTGAACGGGAACGATACGACCGGGCCGCTCGGCCCGGTACGACCCGAAAACGCTTGTACGGGTCGCTCGATCGCGCTGTCGTGGACCGACCCGTCGCGGCGAAAGCCGTGGTCGCGCTCGTCACCCTCGGTGGCGTCCTCGGAGCGCTGTCGGTGGTGAGCGGCGCCGTCGGACCGTGCAGCGACGACTTGGCGTTCCAGGGGCCGACGACCGAAGTCGAAGTCACGGTCGACACGGACGAGCGCGCCGTCGAAGTCACACACGTGGACGGTGACGTCCTGGCCGAGGAGTGGACGCTGTCGGTCACCGCCGTCGTCTCCAGCGAAACGGGAACGACGAGCGAGTACGTCGCCGTGAACGCGAGCGATGGGCTCCCGTTCGAACCGAGGGGATCGGCGAGGATCGAGAACGTGACGGTCGACGGGCGGCCGCTGTCGGACGGTGACGAGGTACGGGTCGTCTGGCGGGGACACGAGCGGCCGCTCCCCGACTACTGTCTCGGGAGTCGCGGGAACGCGACCGCGCGGGTGACGCTGGCCCGCTCGACGGTCGGCTGAACGCCGCGCACGGGGGTGACCGCCGCCGAGCCGCGACACAACGGCCTTTTGCCGACCAGCGCCGTATCGAGGGGTAATGACAGACGACACCCCGACCGAAGCGCGTGACGCCTTCGAGGCCCACGACGCCTTCGCCGCCGCCGAGGAGGGCTACCGGCTGACGACGACCGTCTTCGACACCCAGGTGACGGCGAGCGAGCGCGACGACTACGCGACGGACTTCCGGGTTCGCGTCGAGGTGCCGACGCTCCGGAGCGCGGCCGAGGACGGCGAGGTCGGCGAGGCAGTCCAGTCGGGGTGGCTCGACACGCTCGAGCGCCGGCTGGAGGACGCGCCGATGGCGACGCGGGCCTCGGTCGACCTCGAGGGGTTCGACGTGACGGTCGTCGACGGCACCGTCACGGTCACCTACGAGTTCGTCTTCGGCGACGCCGCTCGCGGGGTCGCGGTCGCGAAGACGTTCGTGGAGTACGTCGAGGGGACCTACGTCGAGGGCGTCGTCCCCGGCTACGACTACGGCGAACCGGTGACCGACCTGCTGAGCGCCGCGTCGACGGACGAGGACGGCGAGCGGGGCGGCACGCCGCTGTGAGAAGGGGGTGTTCCGCTACTGGTCGCTGATCACGTCGCTGGCGATGTTGCGCCCTCGGGCTTTCAGGCGCACGTCGCGGCGGACGCGCTTCTCGCGGAGGATGCCCTCCTCGACGAGGCGGTCGAAGACTGTCTCGACGTCGTCGACCTCCAGCCCGACGAACTCGGGGATTTCGAACGGCGAGACGCCCGAATACAGCGCCATCAGGACCTCCATCTCCGTCTGGTCGAGGTCGGCGTCGGTGGCGTTCTGGAGCTCGCCCTGGCGGACGAGCGATTCGAGGATGGAGACGTGGCGGCTCGTCCCCGAGACGTACGTCTGGACGCTGGTACCCTCGTCGTCGGTGTGTTCGACTTCGAGGACGCGGCGCTCGTCGCCCCGGACCGTCCCCTCTCTGGCGTCGACGGCGCCCACGTCGTCGAGTTCGATCTCGACGAACTGGCCGCTCGCGACGCCCAGCCCGACCACGTCGGACTCGACGTTGATCCGTCCTTTCTCCCAGGCGGTGTCCCGGACGACCCCACCCTCGACGGCGGGGTGTTTGACGAGGACGACCTCGCCGTCGAGCAGCGCGGTGTAGAGGTGTTCTTCGAACGCGTCGGCGTCGGTGGGCGCGATCAGGAACACGTCGGACCCGGTCTGGACCGAGAAGTAGCCCGAGACGGCCGTCATCGCCTGGTTGGCGTTCTTGCGGTTCTTGACGGTGCTGACCTTCGCCAGGGCGATCTGTCGCTTGCCCTCGTTGCTGGCGAGGACGAGCCGCCTGTTCGACAGGAGGATGCGTCCGCTCAGCCACTCCAGGTCGTTGACCTTCCGGCCGCTCTTGACGACCTGGACGAACCGGCCCTGGGTGTCCGCCAGCGCGCGCTCGTCGCTCACGGGTAGTCACCTCCCGCGTCTCGGGCGAGACCGGGCGGCGTCGCCAGTGCGCCAGCGTCGGTCATCCCCGACCACCGAGTTTCGAGATGGCCGAGAAGGCTCGCTTTCGGATCTCTTCCGATTCGGTCTCGTCGAGCAGCGCGTCGATGCGCTGGCGGGCGCGCTCGCCGCCGACCTTGCCGAGGGTGAAGACGGCCTGGGCGCGAGCCGAAGTCGGAGCGTCCGCGTCGTCGACGAGGGCGAGCAGGCGGTCCTCGACGGCGTCGCCGCCGAGTTCGGCGAGACTCGTCGCCGCGAACTGGCCCGTCATCTGGTCGTCGGCCGACAGCGCGTCGACGAGCGCGTCGACGACGCGGTCTCGCTCTTCGGCCTCGGTGACGCGACCCAGCAGCCACGCGGTGTTGCGCTGTTGGGCGGCCTGTCGGCTCTCCTCCAGTATCTCCACGAGCGGGACGACGACGTTGCGGTCGTCGGTCTCGCTGAGCTGCTCGACGACGGTCTCGCGGATCTCGTGGCTCTGCTGGGTGGGCACGTTCGCGAGCAACTCGACCAGCGAGTAGACGGCGGTCCGGCGGACGGTCGGGGAGTCGTCGGTCAGCGAGGCGACGAGGTACTCGACGGGCTGGGCGTTCGGGAAGTTGCCGAACGCGCCGACGGCCACCCGTCGCACTCGTTCGTCGCCGTCCTCGTAGAGCGGGAGCAGGGCCGACAGCGCCTGCCGGTTGCCGATCGACCCCAGCGCTTCGGCGGCCTCCCGACGGACCTTCGGGTTCGCGTCCGTCAGCAGCCCCTCCAGGCCGTCCGTCGCCCGCGAGTCGGCGACCTGGCCGCAGGCGCGAGCGGCGCGGGCTCGCACGCGCGGGTCGGAGTCGTCGAACCGTTCGACGAGTTTCGGGACTGCCTCGGTCTCTTCGAGGGCGCCCAGGCCGTTGGCGGCGGCCATCCGGAGTTCCGGCACGCCGGCGTCCAGTGCCTTCGCGAACGCCTGGGCTTTCATCCAGTCGGCGCCGTCGCCCATGTCGACGCCGGCCATCTCCGCGATCAGCTGTTCGATGGCGTCGCCCCCGAGCTGGTCGAGCGAGTCGACCGCGGCGGCGGTCACCGCGGCGCTGTCGTCGTCGCTCGCGACGCTCACGAGGGCGTTGACCACGTCCGCGCGGTCGTCGTGCTCGTCGAAGTTGCCGAGCAGTTCGGCGGCGCGGGCGCGCAGCTCCGGCTTGTCGCTGCGGCGCATGACGCCGATGAGCTGCTGTACGTCGCCGTCGCGTTCGAGCTGGTAGAGTGACATCAGGCGCGTCTGTAGATGCGGTGTTTCTTCTCGACCGGGTCGTAGCGGTCGCGGAACTCCGCGGGCAGGGTCTCGGTCATGCCGATCATCAGGTAGCCCGCCTCGGTCAGCGACCCGGTGATCGTCTCGAAGATGGGGACTTTGTAGTCGGCGTCGATGTAGATGAGCAGGTTCCGACAGCACACCAGGTCGAAGTCCCGTTTCTCGGGCCCGCGGATGAGGTCGTGGCGCTCGAAGTCGACGAGGTCCGACACGCGGTCGGTGACGGTGAACACGTCGCCCTCGCGGTCGACGTACGGCTCGGTGGCCGAGAGGGGTTCGAGCTCCGCCGCGATATCGGTCGTCTGGGACGTCTCGTAGCGGCCGGCGCGGGCCGTCCGGAGGATGTCGCGGTTGATGTCGGTGCCGAGGATCTCGACCCGTCGGGCGTCGATCTCCTCGTCGTCGAGCGCGAGCATCGCGATCGAGTACGGCTCGCGCCCGTCCGCGCAGGGGGCGCTCCAGACGGAGACTCGCCGCTGTTCGGCGGTCAGATCGCGGAGGACGCCTCGCAGCGACTCCCAGGCCTCGGGGTTGCGAAAGAAGCCGGTGACGTTGATCGACAGCGAGTCGAGCAGTTGCTCGCGCTCGCCCTCGTCGTCCTCCAGCAGTCGCTGGTACGGTCGGTAGCTGTCGGTGTCGGTGCGGCGCATCCGGGCGTTGATCCGCCGGTCGAGGTAGGCGTCGTTGTAGAACCCCGACTCGAAGTCCAGTTCGCGTTCGATGTAGCTCAACAGCTCGTCGAACTCGGGGCCGCGCTCCTGTCTCATCGTACTCTCCGGTCTCCGTCGACCAGTTCTCGCCCCAGCGTCATCAAAGCGTCACCACGTCGAGGATGTGGACGATGTTTCCGTCGCCCAGCACGGCCGTCCCGCTGAGGCCGGGCGTCCCGCTGAGGATCCCCTCCAGCGGCTTGACGACGACCTCCTCCTGGCTGTTCACTTGGTCGCAACGCAGCGCTACCTGCCGTTCGGATTCGCGGATCCGGACGAGCATGCCCTCGTCGCCACCTGCACCGCCCGCCCCCGTGCC
This DNA window, taken from Halosimplex litoreum, encodes the following:
- a CDS encoding ABC transporter permease, which codes for MCATVTDTGRDRDRREESTLRERLLANPEPALRWGTVAFVLVAVEFGALAGGLLLLLDATVIGVTALIEVILGAVSQSAGEAVYAAQQSASGFLDGLRAAAGNVPTLLSRETIPNQGYQTGPSGPWEGTFLGLQPAVAWAIRLVLVYLYAAIVCYWAYRGWLVFRDHYRQVDWTPRDDVVDRLRDHRWGQFGIVVVLVFVTMAVFSPALGPTTVEQNIQSPYSYELQYFDAESGSVETVYAGDANFNSKSKGQGDQNVGPMTYDDYGRFHPFGTLTNGRDLFTFAVAGARVSMMVGALSIVLASLLAIAASMMSAYYKGLVDLVTILVADGITSIPGLLLLLMVGMAFQGHWLVNVLNGGFLYALTFGIILFPSLWRSVRGPALQVSEEEWIDAAKSFGQRPRTTMRKHMLPYVVPYLLVYGSMTVGGVIISMAALSFIGSGLGINPPTPAWGRAIDMGRNYVSTQSWHIAFIPGMFIVVLVTGLNAFGDGIRDAIDPESEGGGEEEAAAGGAAG
- a CDS encoding DUF7529 family protein, giving the protein MPHHADSPDDVDRKEIVADHSEELTSNWERALEDMQAMAEDREKQGYETLAIPAGDTTTLSPSMGDDDAWGLSYVVPNNFAEEFETLFETFTLDETGVYQMEAGGFVFVVTECIDHDAEVVIFVAGSYDMRFSAGLVRTAVERGAMHTHVKTLDGTLLGTFDHDDPADFFPEPEQFYAYDITESDDPERRSDR
- a CDS encoding ABC transporter ATP-binding protein encodes the protein MTQPRGRTDAAAVGETLVEVDGLKKYYGGGGLLADPPVKAVDGVSFQIQRGETLGLVGESGCGKTTLGRTLVQLETATEGTVEFDGTDVTELSGQRLKQWRRNAQIVFQDPESSLNDRMTIGEIVREPLDVHEEGTPRERQEKVKDLLAQVGLQPEHYYRYPHQFSGGQRQRIGIARALALEPEFVVLDEPVSALDTSVQAKILNLLEDLQDEFDLTYLFIAHDLSAVRHICDRVAVMYLGKIMEMGDTEELYTDPANPYTHSLLSAIPEPDPTVEKDRITLPGTPPSPRDPPTGCQFTTRCPAKIHPPEYDHLDAETWNAIERFREVIRERTRIDLSIRDRVRRSVGAFHRFDDIDETVTDMFDDGTPDDVRSHVERAAEYVKAGQPDRAREYMGEQFDGVCDTERPELYPVGETDRLSYCHRHAEEYESVESVLGRGSDGE
- a CDS encoding ABC transporter permease, translated to MNKLLYIAKRLVLGVPVVLFGLTMTFVIIYLSPFDPTTAILGRDADPQTARQLAVALGLRYPNGQPIPLWIQYWNFLTDTITFNFGQSWVVTRGQSAAQLVWERMPATIWLGLWSVVIALALGIPLGLYAGLRANTWGDYTASFGGIVWRAMPNFWLAVMLAGVLSAGGVLSFYRGFLIPTDVIGTPAALGNLFGSYSLGPIGIPVPDPYNWAVAFKWILPAALVLGSSSMGNEVRIGRTAVLESINAPYIDTAKAKGLSERVIIGKHVARNAMIPLLPVIMGEFYLLIGGSVLVELIFGIRGLGNLFLSAVLASDVPIIGALTYVFILILVFFNIAQDVAYTLIDPRIGLEGQED
- a CDS encoding ABC transporter ATP-binding protein, with translation MSAPPSGDGAEDVPTGRRTDEEPVLSVRNLQTVFRTDRETIRAVDGIDLELYEGETVGLVGESGSGKSVTARSIMGLVEEPGEVLPGSSIRFDGEEITGYDTAQYQELRGSGIGMIFQDPLSSLNPVFTVGNQIREALKVNQGITGEAAREEAIDLLEAVQIPDAARRLGEYPHEFSGGMRQRAVIAMMLACDPEVLICDEPTTALDVTIQAQILELLSDLQDERGLSILFITHDMGVIADITDRVNVMYAGEIVEKAPTEELFADPRHPYTEGLLEAIPGQHAGEERLRTIEGEVPTPNEAATYCRFAPRCPKAFEECEAVHPELVDVDDGPADHTAACLLYPEEMTTGEAVAHHERLGEARDGDGTTGSAGGDAPDSGGDVAADGGDAR
- a CDS encoding ABC transporter substrate-binding protein, whose protein sequence is MPRDTDDSDTSRRRFLKATGAAALTSAVAGCGSDGGDTATPGDGGDGGDGGDDGGDGGDGGMTDSGTDSDPITVDGYPYGVGETMIGEAQRVMEEAGYGPDNRFELDWLQYESPTWAEMASTIASRLESAYIDMNQSSAAFSPLLETTRNGNHMAYTLGWIADYPGPQNFVQLIDPPNTTYADNAAANGARLFWSEDAEADPEVRQYMVDQFDRIEDNPQDTEEAAQIRGEAAVAMEEGMWQEAALIPLYQGVTEGMWYDHVDYNPPGPMGPSRAKASNSVAGLEGKDRLSTISSTFSSLDPIASGNTASGGKIMDMFDALTNYANGTTEVENLLATEYELSDDFTTYTFTLKEGATFHNGDEVTAQDFEYAIKRLMVSPNSTNARFPVSVMGIEHETEEVTVTDDEGNTVTDTASGEAETTTRIVPDSIAVNAVDDYTLEITTENPFAFSLSVLAYSAFSAVPEGIVGDVEGYEGEMSWNEFSQNPVGAGPFEFVNWESGNGGEFVMDAYDDYHGDGASFDGIDAAILTETQARYNYFLNENADIGTVPTAQYQADSVNIEETDDVGRDLGTYDLENGTSVNYARTPDIGTFYVGFNMEAVPKAVRQAMAYVVNQPEFMQNVFKGRFEPAYHLTPPQIFPGGIEAYDEHVGSE
- a CDS encoding DUF7555 family protein, encoding MASKRLLLAEFVVWVVAVGGAVSAGALVVGYVVGGTLVAAKYAVFLVGVALFGVGSLGIQPAPSYKEQKRVTLESDRQTRFEARLQRVPPLRNERIPFDQRIDRNAKIFAASLVVLGVSLVMEFGLGIRP